Proteins found in one Misgurnus anguillicaudatus chromosome 3, ASM2758022v2, whole genome shotgun sequence genomic segment:
- the osbp gene encoding oxysterol-binding protein 1 isoform X2, with amino-acid sequence MSEPKAPTPAPGDMYKGWLFKWTNYIKGYQRRWFVLSNGLLSYYRTQAEMGHTCRGTINLATANITVEDSCNFVISNGGAQTYHLKASSEVERQRWITALELAKAKAVRMQAESDDSGDDISSTPPASGQGGGSRNSEVQSTLRTLGSKVEDLSTCNDLIAKHGSALQRSLSELEGIRVGGENSEKIRQVTERATLFRITSNAMINACRDFLALAQAHSKRWQKALQAEREQRMRLEETLEQLAKQHNHLERAFRGATVLPPSQSNPSIDSKGSAQGKGDASDEDEENEFFDACEEVQEFITVPADPKYHRSGSNVSGISSEMGMDDGTTSLDEQSLASNPESPQSQDVVPMKKRRTRIPDKPNYSLNLWSIMKNCIGKELSKIPMPVNFNEPLSMLQRLSEDLEYYELLDRAAKCQSSLEQMCYVAAFTVSSYSTTVHRTGKPFNPLLGETFELDRIQESGYRSLCEQVSHHPPAAAHHAISERGWTLRQEIALASKFRGKYLSIMPLGSIHCIFEKSNNHYTWKKVTTTVHNIIVGKLWIDQSGEIDVVNHQTGDRCHLKFAPYSYFSRDVARKVTGVVTDKDGKAHYVLSGTWDEKMECSRVMQSTRGGENGAEGRQKTVYQTLKAKELWRKTPLPDGAENMYFFSSLALTLNEPEDGVAPTDSRRRPDQRLMEQGRWEEANAEKQRLEEKQRAVRREREREAIRTASPTEEALIEDSISDSPFKNEDVEIATEPSETTLKTDTDETSSTETLHGSHPPEYSMEGPYGAPVKSVHADSYKAMWFERRVDPATGEPTNIYKGGYWETKEQGNWEGCPEIF; translated from the exons ATGTCGGAGCCCAAGGCGCCCACCCCAGCCCCCGGAGACATGTACAAAGGCTGGCTCTTCAAATGGACTAATTACATCAAAGGATACCAAAGGAGATGGTTTGTCCTGAGCAATGGCCTGCTGTCTTACTACAG GACCCAGGCGGAGATGGGTCACACATGCCGGGGCACCATCAACCTGGCCACGGCCAACATCACGGTGGAGGACTCGTGTAACTTCGTCATTTCTAATGGCGGCGCGCAGACGTACCACCTGAAGGCCAGCTCAGAAGTGGAGCGTCAGCGCTGGATCACCGCCCTGGAGCTGGCCAAAGCCAAAGCTGTCCGCATGCAGGCAGAATCCG ACGACTCTGGAGATGATATCTCGAGCACACCTCCGGCTTCAGGGCAGGGTGGAGGTTCACGCAATTCAGAGGTGCAGTCCACCCTCCGAACTCTTGGCAGCAAGGTGGAGGATCTGAGCACCTGTAATGACCTCATCGCCAAACACGGCTCTGCTCTTCAACG GTCCTTGTCTGAGCTTGAAGGAATTCGAGTGGGAGGAGAAAATAGCGAAAAGATTCGGCAGGTCACGGAGAGAGCCACGCTCTTCCGCATCACCTCCAACGCCATGATCAAC GCGTGCCGGGACTTCCTAGCATTGGCTCAGGCTCACAGTAAACGCTGGCAGAAAGCCTTGCAGGCTGAGAGAGAGCAGCGAATGCGGTTAGAGGAAACactggagcagctcgccaaacaACACAATCATCTAGAGAGAGCTTTTAGGGGCGCTACTGTACTGCCTCCTTCCCAGAGCAATCCCTCCATTGATAGCAAAG GCTCCGCTCAAGGAAAGGGCGATGCTAGCGATGAAGACGAGGAGAACGAATTCTTTGATGCGTGCGAGGAAGTACAAGAGTTCATCACTGTGCCAGCAGACCCCAAATATCACAG ATCTGGCAGCAACGTGAGCGGAATCAGTAGCGAGATGGGAATGGATGACGGAACGACATCG CTGGATGAACAGTCACTGGCGTCCAATCCCGAATCCCCTCAGTCGCAGGATGTAGTGCCCATGAAGAAGAGGCGGACCCGCATCCCAGATAAACCAAATTACTCGCTCAATCTATGGAGCATCATGAAGAACTGTATCGGAAAAGAGCTCTCCAAAATCCCAATGCCT GTGAACTTCAACGAGCCCCTGTCCATGCTGCAGCGTCTCTCAGAGGATCTCGAGTACTACGAACTGCTGGATCGGGCCGCCAAGTGCCAGAGCTCTCTGGAGCAGATGTGCTATGTGGCAGCTTTCACTGTTTCCTCGTACTCCACTACAGTTCATCGTACAGGCAAACCTTTCAACCCTCTGCTGGGAGAGACATTTGAGCTGGACCGCATCCAGGAGAGCGGCTACAGGTCTCTCTGCGAGCAG GTGAGTCATCATCCCCCGGCTGCGGCCCATCACGCAATCTCCGAGCGAGGCTGGACCCTGAGACAGGAGATTGCCCTGGCCAGCAAGTTCAGGGGCAAATACCTCTCTATTATGCCTCTCGGT TCAATTCATTGTATATTCGAAAAGAGTAACAATCACTACACCTGGAAAAAAGTCACAACCACAGTGCACAATATCATTGTTGGGAAACTGTGGATAGATCAG TCAGGAGAAATCGACGTCGTGAACCACCAAACGGGCGACCGGTGTCACCTCAAATTCGCCCCGTACAGCTACTTCTCCAGAGATGTGGCCAGAAAG GTCACGGGCGTGGTGACGGATAAGGACGGGAAGGCGCACTACGTTCTTTCTGGGACGTGGGACGAGAAGATGGAGTGCTCGCGTGTGATGCAAAGCACCAGAGGAGGAGAGAACGGTGCAGAGGGCAGACAGAAAACCGTCTATCAGACGCTTAAAGCCAAAGAGTTATGGAGGAAAACACCACTGCC GGACGGTGCTGAAAACATGTACTTCTTCTCGTCACTGGCACTGACGTTGAATGAGCCGGAGGATGGCGTGGCTCCCACGGACAGCAGGAGGCGACCGGATCAGCGTCTGATGGAGCAGGGCCGCTGGGAGGAGGCCAACGCTGAAAAACAGCGACTGGAGGAGAAACAGCGCGCCGTCCGCAGAGAGCGGGAGAGGGAGGCCATCCGTACCGCCAGCCCTACAGAAGAGG CTCTCATTGAGGACTCAATATCTGACTCGCCTTTTAAAA ATGAAGATGTCGAGATTGCCACCGAGCCCTCTGAGACCACTTTGAAAA CCGACACTGACGAAACCTCCTCAA CTGAAACACTCCATGGCTCTCACCCGCCAGAATACTCAA TGGAGGGGCCTTATGGAGCTCCAGTCAAAA GCGTTCACGCGGACAGCTACAAGGCAATGTGGTTCGAACGGCGCGTGGACCCGGCGACAGGAGAGCCCACGAACATCTACAAAGGGGGTTACTGGGAAACGAAGGAGCAAGGGAACTGGGAAGGCTGCCCGGAAATCTTCTAA
- the osbp gene encoding oxysterol-binding protein 1 isoform X7 translates to MSEPKAPTPAPGDMYKGWLFKWTNYIKGYQRRWFVLSNGLLSYYRTQAEMGHTCRGTINLATANITVEDSCNFVISNGGAQTYHLKASSEVERQRWITALELAKAKAVRMQAESDDSGDDISSTPPASGQGGGSRNSEVQSTLRTLGSKVEDLSTCNDLIAKHGSALQRSLSELEGIRVGGENSEKIRQVTERATLFRITSNAMINACRDFLALAQAHSKRWQKALQAEREQRMRLEETLEQLAKQHNHLERAFRGATVLPPSQSNPSIDSKGSAQGKGDASDEDEENEFFDACEEVQEFITVPADPKYHRRSGSNVSGISSEMGMDDGTTSLDEQSLASNPESPQSQDVVPMKKRRTRIPDKPNYSLNLWSIMKNCIGKELSKIPMPVNFNEPLSMLQRLSEDLEYYELLDRAAKCQSSLEQMCYVAAFTVSSYSTTVHRTGKPFNPLLGETFELDRIQESGYRSLCEQVSHHPPAAAHHAISERGWTLRQEIALASKFRGKYLSIMPLGSIHCIFEKSNNHYTWKKVTTTVHNIIVGKLWIDQSGEIDVVNHQTGDRCHLKFAPYSYFSRDVARKVTGVVTDKDGKAHYVLSGTWDEKMECSRVMQSTRGGENGAEGRQKTVYQTLKAKELWRKTPLPDGAENMYFFSSLALTLNEPEDGVAPTDSRRRPDQRLMEQGRWEEANAEKQRLEEKQRAVRREREREAIRTASPTEEDEDVEIATEPSETTLKTETLHGSHPPEYSMEGPYGAPVKSVHADSYKAMWFERRVDPATGEPTNIYKGGYWETKEQGNWEGCPEIF, encoded by the exons ATGTCGGAGCCCAAGGCGCCCACCCCAGCCCCCGGAGACATGTACAAAGGCTGGCTCTTCAAATGGACTAATTACATCAAAGGATACCAAAGGAGATGGTTTGTCCTGAGCAATGGCCTGCTGTCTTACTACAG GACCCAGGCGGAGATGGGTCACACATGCCGGGGCACCATCAACCTGGCCACGGCCAACATCACGGTGGAGGACTCGTGTAACTTCGTCATTTCTAATGGCGGCGCGCAGACGTACCACCTGAAGGCCAGCTCAGAAGTGGAGCGTCAGCGCTGGATCACCGCCCTGGAGCTGGCCAAAGCCAAAGCTGTCCGCATGCAGGCAGAATCCG ACGACTCTGGAGATGATATCTCGAGCACACCTCCGGCTTCAGGGCAGGGTGGAGGTTCACGCAATTCAGAGGTGCAGTCCACCCTCCGAACTCTTGGCAGCAAGGTGGAGGATCTGAGCACCTGTAATGACCTCATCGCCAAACACGGCTCTGCTCTTCAACG GTCCTTGTCTGAGCTTGAAGGAATTCGAGTGGGAGGAGAAAATAGCGAAAAGATTCGGCAGGTCACGGAGAGAGCCACGCTCTTCCGCATCACCTCCAACGCCATGATCAAC GCGTGCCGGGACTTCCTAGCATTGGCTCAGGCTCACAGTAAACGCTGGCAGAAAGCCTTGCAGGCTGAGAGAGAGCAGCGAATGCGGTTAGAGGAAACactggagcagctcgccaaacaACACAATCATCTAGAGAGAGCTTTTAGGGGCGCTACTGTACTGCCTCCTTCCCAGAGCAATCCCTCCATTGATAGCAAAG GCTCCGCTCAAGGAAAGGGCGATGCTAGCGATGAAGACGAGGAGAACGAATTCTTTGATGCGTGCGAGGAAGTACAAGAGTTCATCACTGTGCCAGCAGACCCCAAATATCACAG GAGATCTGGCAGCAACGTGAGCGGAATCAGTAGCGAGATGGGAATGGATGACGGAACGACATCG CTGGATGAACAGTCACTGGCGTCCAATCCCGAATCCCCTCAGTCGCAGGATGTAGTGCCCATGAAGAAGAGGCGGACCCGCATCCCAGATAAACCAAATTACTCGCTCAATCTATGGAGCATCATGAAGAACTGTATCGGAAAAGAGCTCTCCAAAATCCCAATGCCT GTGAACTTCAACGAGCCCCTGTCCATGCTGCAGCGTCTCTCAGAGGATCTCGAGTACTACGAACTGCTGGATCGGGCCGCCAAGTGCCAGAGCTCTCTGGAGCAGATGTGCTATGTGGCAGCTTTCACTGTTTCCTCGTACTCCACTACAGTTCATCGTACAGGCAAACCTTTCAACCCTCTGCTGGGAGAGACATTTGAGCTGGACCGCATCCAGGAGAGCGGCTACAGGTCTCTCTGCGAGCAG GTGAGTCATCATCCCCCGGCTGCGGCCCATCACGCAATCTCCGAGCGAGGCTGGACCCTGAGACAGGAGATTGCCCTGGCCAGCAAGTTCAGGGGCAAATACCTCTCTATTATGCCTCTCGGT TCAATTCATTGTATATTCGAAAAGAGTAACAATCACTACACCTGGAAAAAAGTCACAACCACAGTGCACAATATCATTGTTGGGAAACTGTGGATAGATCAG TCAGGAGAAATCGACGTCGTGAACCACCAAACGGGCGACCGGTGTCACCTCAAATTCGCCCCGTACAGCTACTTCTCCAGAGATGTGGCCAGAAAG GTCACGGGCGTGGTGACGGATAAGGACGGGAAGGCGCACTACGTTCTTTCTGGGACGTGGGACGAGAAGATGGAGTGCTCGCGTGTGATGCAAAGCACCAGAGGAGGAGAGAACGGTGCAGAGGGCAGACAGAAAACCGTCTATCAGACGCTTAAAGCCAAAGAGTTATGGAGGAAAACACCACTGCC GGACGGTGCTGAAAACATGTACTTCTTCTCGTCACTGGCACTGACGTTGAATGAGCCGGAGGATGGCGTGGCTCCCACGGACAGCAGGAGGCGACCGGATCAGCGTCTGATGGAGCAGGGCCGCTGGGAGGAGGCCAACGCTGAAAAACAGCGACTGGAGGAGAAACAGCGCGCCGTCCGCAGAGAGCGGGAGAGGGAGGCCATCCGTACCGCCAGCCCTACAGAAGAGG ATGAAGATGTCGAGATTGCCACCGAGCCCTCTGAGACCACTTTGAAAA CTGAAACACTCCATGGCTCTCACCCGCCAGAATACTCAA TGGAGGGGCCTTATGGAGCTCCAGTCAAAA GCGTTCACGCGGACAGCTACAAGGCAATGTGGTTCGAACGGCGCGTGGACCCGGCGACAGGAGAGCCCACGAACATCTACAAAGGGGGTTACTGGGAAACGAAGGAGCAAGGGAACTGGGAAGGCTGCCCGGAAATCTTCTAA
- the osbp gene encoding oxysterol-binding protein 1 isoform X14, translated as MSEPKAPTPAPGDMYKGWLFKWTNYIKGYQRRWFVLSNGLLSYYRTQAEMGHTCRGTINLATANITVEDSCNFVISNGGAQTYHLKASSEVERQRWITALELAKAKAVRMQAESDDSGDDISSTPPASGQGGGSRNSEVQSTLRTLGSKVEDLSTCNDLIAKHGSALQRSLSELEGIRVGGENSEKIRQVTERATLFRITSNAMINACRDFLALAQAHSKRWQKALQAEREQRMRLEETLEQLAKQHNHLERAFRGATVLPPSQSNPSIDSKGSAQGKGDASDEDEENEFFDACEEVQEFITVPADPKYHRRSGSNVSGISSEMGMDDGTTSLDEQSLASNPESPQSQDVVPMKKRRTRIPDKPNYSLNLWSIMKNCIGKELSKIPMPVNFNEPLSMLQRLSEDLEYYELLDRAAKCQSSLEQMCYVAAFTVSSYSTTVHRTGKPFNPLLGETFELDRIQESGYRSLCEQVSHHPPAAAHHAISERGWTLRQEIALASKFRGKYLSIMPLGSIHCIFEKSNNHYTWKKVTTTVHNIIVGKLWIDQSGEIDVVNHQTGDRCHLKFAPYSYFSRDVARKVTGVVTDKDGKAHYVLSGTWDEKMECSRVMQSTRGGENGAEGRQKTVYQTLKAKELWRKTPLPDGAENMYFFSSLALTLNEPEDGVAPTDSRRRPDQRLMEQGRWEEANAEKQRLEEKQRAVRREREREAIRTASPTEEGVHADSYKAMWFERRVDPATGEPTNIYKGGYWETKEQGNWEGCPEIF; from the exons ATGTCGGAGCCCAAGGCGCCCACCCCAGCCCCCGGAGACATGTACAAAGGCTGGCTCTTCAAATGGACTAATTACATCAAAGGATACCAAAGGAGATGGTTTGTCCTGAGCAATGGCCTGCTGTCTTACTACAG GACCCAGGCGGAGATGGGTCACACATGCCGGGGCACCATCAACCTGGCCACGGCCAACATCACGGTGGAGGACTCGTGTAACTTCGTCATTTCTAATGGCGGCGCGCAGACGTACCACCTGAAGGCCAGCTCAGAAGTGGAGCGTCAGCGCTGGATCACCGCCCTGGAGCTGGCCAAAGCCAAAGCTGTCCGCATGCAGGCAGAATCCG ACGACTCTGGAGATGATATCTCGAGCACACCTCCGGCTTCAGGGCAGGGTGGAGGTTCACGCAATTCAGAGGTGCAGTCCACCCTCCGAACTCTTGGCAGCAAGGTGGAGGATCTGAGCACCTGTAATGACCTCATCGCCAAACACGGCTCTGCTCTTCAACG GTCCTTGTCTGAGCTTGAAGGAATTCGAGTGGGAGGAGAAAATAGCGAAAAGATTCGGCAGGTCACGGAGAGAGCCACGCTCTTCCGCATCACCTCCAACGCCATGATCAAC GCGTGCCGGGACTTCCTAGCATTGGCTCAGGCTCACAGTAAACGCTGGCAGAAAGCCTTGCAGGCTGAGAGAGAGCAGCGAATGCGGTTAGAGGAAACactggagcagctcgccaaacaACACAATCATCTAGAGAGAGCTTTTAGGGGCGCTACTGTACTGCCTCCTTCCCAGAGCAATCCCTCCATTGATAGCAAAG GCTCCGCTCAAGGAAAGGGCGATGCTAGCGATGAAGACGAGGAGAACGAATTCTTTGATGCGTGCGAGGAAGTACAAGAGTTCATCACTGTGCCAGCAGACCCCAAATATCACAG GAGATCTGGCAGCAACGTGAGCGGAATCAGTAGCGAGATGGGAATGGATGACGGAACGACATCG CTGGATGAACAGTCACTGGCGTCCAATCCCGAATCCCCTCAGTCGCAGGATGTAGTGCCCATGAAGAAGAGGCGGACCCGCATCCCAGATAAACCAAATTACTCGCTCAATCTATGGAGCATCATGAAGAACTGTATCGGAAAAGAGCTCTCCAAAATCCCAATGCCT GTGAACTTCAACGAGCCCCTGTCCATGCTGCAGCGTCTCTCAGAGGATCTCGAGTACTACGAACTGCTGGATCGGGCCGCCAAGTGCCAGAGCTCTCTGGAGCAGATGTGCTATGTGGCAGCTTTCACTGTTTCCTCGTACTCCACTACAGTTCATCGTACAGGCAAACCTTTCAACCCTCTGCTGGGAGAGACATTTGAGCTGGACCGCATCCAGGAGAGCGGCTACAGGTCTCTCTGCGAGCAG GTGAGTCATCATCCCCCGGCTGCGGCCCATCACGCAATCTCCGAGCGAGGCTGGACCCTGAGACAGGAGATTGCCCTGGCCAGCAAGTTCAGGGGCAAATACCTCTCTATTATGCCTCTCGGT TCAATTCATTGTATATTCGAAAAGAGTAACAATCACTACACCTGGAAAAAAGTCACAACCACAGTGCACAATATCATTGTTGGGAAACTGTGGATAGATCAG TCAGGAGAAATCGACGTCGTGAACCACCAAACGGGCGACCGGTGTCACCTCAAATTCGCCCCGTACAGCTACTTCTCCAGAGATGTGGCCAGAAAG GTCACGGGCGTGGTGACGGATAAGGACGGGAAGGCGCACTACGTTCTTTCTGGGACGTGGGACGAGAAGATGGAGTGCTCGCGTGTGATGCAAAGCACCAGAGGAGGAGAGAACGGTGCAGAGGGCAGACAGAAAACCGTCTATCAGACGCTTAAAGCCAAAGAGTTATGGAGGAAAACACCACTGCC GGACGGTGCTGAAAACATGTACTTCTTCTCGTCACTGGCACTGACGTTGAATGAGCCGGAGGATGGCGTGGCTCCCACGGACAGCAGGAGGCGACCGGATCAGCGTCTGATGGAGCAGGGCCGCTGGGAGGAGGCCAACGCTGAAAAACAGCGACTGGAGGAGAAACAGCGCGCCGTCCGCAGAGAGCGGGAGAGGGAGGCCATCCGTACCGCCAGCCCTACAGAAGAGG GCGTTCACGCGGACAGCTACAAGGCAATGTGGTTCGAACGGCGCGTGGACCCGGCGACAGGAGAGCCCACGAACATCTACAAAGGGGGTTACTGGGAAACGAAGGAGCAAGGGAACTGGGAAGGCTGCCCGGAAATCTTCTAA
- the osbp gene encoding oxysterol-binding protein 1 isoform X15: MSEPKAPTPAPGDMYKGWLFKWTNYIKGYQRRWFVLSNGLLSYYRTQAEMGHTCRGTINLATANITVEDSCNFVISNGGAQTYHLKASSEVERQRWITALELAKAKAVRMQAESDDSGDDISSTPPASGQGGGSRNSEVQSTLRTLGSKVEDLSTCNDLIAKHGSALQRSLSELEGIRVGGENSEKIRQVTERATLFRITSNAMINACRDFLALAQAHSKRWQKALQAEREQRMRLEETLEQLAKQHNHLERAFRGATVLPPSQSNPSIDSKGSAQGKGDASDEDEENEFFDACEEVQEFITVPADPKYHRSGSNVSGISSEMGMDDGTTSLDEQSLASNPESPQSQDVVPMKKRRTRIPDKPNYSLNLWSIMKNCIGKELSKIPMPVNFNEPLSMLQRLSEDLEYYELLDRAAKCQSSLEQMCYVAAFTVSSYSTTVHRTGKPFNPLLGETFELDRIQESGYRSLCEQVSHHPPAAAHHAISERGWTLRQEIALASKFRGKYLSIMPLGSIHCIFEKSNNHYTWKKVTTTVHNIIVGKLWIDQSGEIDVVNHQTGDRCHLKFAPYSYFSRDVARKVTGVVTDKDGKAHYVLSGTWDEKMECSRVMQSTRGGENGAEGRQKTVYQTLKAKELWRKTPLPDGAENMYFFSSLALTLNEPEDGVAPTDSRRRPDQRLMEQGRWEEANAEKQRLEEKQRAVRREREREAIRTASPTEEDEDVEIATEPSETTLKSVHADSYKAMWFERRVDPATGEPTNIYKGGYWETKEQGNWEGCPEIF, translated from the exons ATGTCGGAGCCCAAGGCGCCCACCCCAGCCCCCGGAGACATGTACAAAGGCTGGCTCTTCAAATGGACTAATTACATCAAAGGATACCAAAGGAGATGGTTTGTCCTGAGCAATGGCCTGCTGTCTTACTACAG GACCCAGGCGGAGATGGGTCACACATGCCGGGGCACCATCAACCTGGCCACGGCCAACATCACGGTGGAGGACTCGTGTAACTTCGTCATTTCTAATGGCGGCGCGCAGACGTACCACCTGAAGGCCAGCTCAGAAGTGGAGCGTCAGCGCTGGATCACCGCCCTGGAGCTGGCCAAAGCCAAAGCTGTCCGCATGCAGGCAGAATCCG ACGACTCTGGAGATGATATCTCGAGCACACCTCCGGCTTCAGGGCAGGGTGGAGGTTCACGCAATTCAGAGGTGCAGTCCACCCTCCGAACTCTTGGCAGCAAGGTGGAGGATCTGAGCACCTGTAATGACCTCATCGCCAAACACGGCTCTGCTCTTCAACG GTCCTTGTCTGAGCTTGAAGGAATTCGAGTGGGAGGAGAAAATAGCGAAAAGATTCGGCAGGTCACGGAGAGAGCCACGCTCTTCCGCATCACCTCCAACGCCATGATCAAC GCGTGCCGGGACTTCCTAGCATTGGCTCAGGCTCACAGTAAACGCTGGCAGAAAGCCTTGCAGGCTGAGAGAGAGCAGCGAATGCGGTTAGAGGAAACactggagcagctcgccaaacaACACAATCATCTAGAGAGAGCTTTTAGGGGCGCTACTGTACTGCCTCCTTCCCAGAGCAATCCCTCCATTGATAGCAAAG GCTCCGCTCAAGGAAAGGGCGATGCTAGCGATGAAGACGAGGAGAACGAATTCTTTGATGCGTGCGAGGAAGTACAAGAGTTCATCACTGTGCCAGCAGACCCCAAATATCACAG ATCTGGCAGCAACGTGAGCGGAATCAGTAGCGAGATGGGAATGGATGACGGAACGACATCG CTGGATGAACAGTCACTGGCGTCCAATCCCGAATCCCCTCAGTCGCAGGATGTAGTGCCCATGAAGAAGAGGCGGACCCGCATCCCAGATAAACCAAATTACTCGCTCAATCTATGGAGCATCATGAAGAACTGTATCGGAAAAGAGCTCTCCAAAATCCCAATGCCT GTGAACTTCAACGAGCCCCTGTCCATGCTGCAGCGTCTCTCAGAGGATCTCGAGTACTACGAACTGCTGGATCGGGCCGCCAAGTGCCAGAGCTCTCTGGAGCAGATGTGCTATGTGGCAGCTTTCACTGTTTCCTCGTACTCCACTACAGTTCATCGTACAGGCAAACCTTTCAACCCTCTGCTGGGAGAGACATTTGAGCTGGACCGCATCCAGGAGAGCGGCTACAGGTCTCTCTGCGAGCAG GTGAGTCATCATCCCCCGGCTGCGGCCCATCACGCAATCTCCGAGCGAGGCTGGACCCTGAGACAGGAGATTGCCCTGGCCAGCAAGTTCAGGGGCAAATACCTCTCTATTATGCCTCTCGGT TCAATTCATTGTATATTCGAAAAGAGTAACAATCACTACACCTGGAAAAAAGTCACAACCACAGTGCACAATATCATTGTTGGGAAACTGTGGATAGATCAG TCAGGAGAAATCGACGTCGTGAACCACCAAACGGGCGACCGGTGTCACCTCAAATTCGCCCCGTACAGCTACTTCTCCAGAGATGTGGCCAGAAAG GTCACGGGCGTGGTGACGGATAAGGACGGGAAGGCGCACTACGTTCTTTCTGGGACGTGGGACGAGAAGATGGAGTGCTCGCGTGTGATGCAAAGCACCAGAGGAGGAGAGAACGGTGCAGAGGGCAGACAGAAAACCGTCTATCAGACGCTTAAAGCCAAAGAGTTATGGAGGAAAACACCACTGCC GGACGGTGCTGAAAACATGTACTTCTTCTCGTCACTGGCACTGACGTTGAATGAGCCGGAGGATGGCGTGGCTCCCACGGACAGCAGGAGGCGACCGGATCAGCGTCTGATGGAGCAGGGCCGCTGGGAGGAGGCCAACGCTGAAAAACAGCGACTGGAGGAGAAACAGCGCGCCGTCCGCAGAGAGCGGGAGAGGGAGGCCATCCGTACCGCCAGCCCTACAGAAGAGG ATGAAGATGTCGAGATTGCCACCGAGCCCTCTGAGACCACTTTGAAAA GCGTTCACGCGGACAGCTACAAGGCAATGTGGTTCGAACGGCGCGTGGACCCGGCGACAGGAGAGCCCACGAACATCTACAAAGGGGGTTACTGGGAAACGAAGGAGCAAGGGAACTGGGAAGGCTGCCCGGAAATCTTCTAA